A window of the Eubalaena glacialis isolate mEubGla1 chromosome 9, mEubGla1.1.hap2.+ XY, whole genome shotgun sequence genome harbors these coding sequences:
- the NUDT18 gene encoding LOW QUALITY PROTEIN: 8-oxo-dGDP phosphatase NUDT18 (The sequence of the model RefSeq protein was modified relative to this genomic sequence to represent the inferred CDS: inserted 1 base in 1 codon; substituted 2 bases at 2 genomic stop codons), protein MVCLRQKLDSGSEPRARGRHRACNVTVAGRCGAPQPAGRMTSSSEPVQTSARGRNXLGWRLAAPGKREEKPVERQKLGGVRTARAGCPAPLRTGPXPTVPEASQPIRAGRGDAQPISVQGSPGASALRARPARVCRGRVXGRRVPRSPTSITPGLAGLRGGGGGGARLLPGDPMASEDLAGALAAVLAGRGLRVQSYDSGPAGETPAQVRLRKNVCYVVLAVFLNEQDEVLLIQEAKKECRGSWYLPAGRMEPRETIVEALQREVKEEAGLQCEPLTLLSVEERGPSWIRFVFLARPTGGILKTPKEADAESLQAGWYPRTSLPTPLRAHDILHLIELAAQYRQQARHPLLLPQELPCSLVCQRLVATFTSVQTVWVLVGTVGMPHLPITSCGFAPIEQRGGIKMAVLRLLQECLTLHHLAVETKGLLGLQHLGKDQTDGICLNVLVTVAFRNPGIQNEPPKVRSENFFWWKVVEEDLQSQLLQRLQESSVVPINR, encoded by the exons ATGGTTTGTTTACGACAAAAGCTGGACAGTGGGTCCGAGCCTCGGGCCCGGGGACGTCATCGGGCTTGTAACGTCACCGTCGCTGGCCGCTGCGGCGCTCCGCAGCCTGCGGGCAGGATGACGTCATCGTCGGAACCGGTGCAGACAAGTGCGCGCGGGAGGAATTAGCTTGGTTGGCGGTTGGCGGCGccgggaaagagagaggagaaaccGGTAGAAAGGCAGAAGCTGGGCGGGGTCCGCACTGCCAGGGCGGGGTGCCCAGCCCCTTTACGGACTGGCC GCCCCACCGTGCCAGAGGCGAGCCAGCCAATCCGGGCCGGCCGCGGTGACGCGCAGCCTATCAGCGTCCAGGGCTCGCCGGGCGCTTCCGCTTTGCGAGCGCGTCCGGCCCGAGTTTGCagggggagggtgtgagggagacgcgTTCCACGGTCACCCACGTCCATCACACCCGGCTTGGCCGgtctgcgggggggggggggggggggggcccgcCTTCTCCCTGGGGACCCGATGGCCTCGGAAGACCTGGCAGGGGCGCTGGCGGCCGTTCTTGCGGGCCGGGGGCTGCGCGTGCAGAGCTATGACTCGGGGCCGGCCGGGGAGACGCCGGCGCAGGTGCGGCTGCGGAAGAACGTCTGCTACGTGGTGCTGGCCGTGTTCCTCAACGAGCAG gATGAGGTGCTTTTGATCCAGGAGGCCAAGAAGGAGTGCCGTGGGTCGTGGTACCTTCCCGCGGGGAGGATGGAGCCCAGGGAGACCATTGTGGAGGCGCTGCAGCGGGAGGTGAAGGAGGAGGCCGGGCTGCAGTGTGAGCCTTTGACGTTGCTGTCTGTGGAGGAGCGGGGCCCCTCCTGGATCCGCTTTGTGTTCCTCGCTCGCCCCACAG GTGGAATTCTCAAGACTCCCAAGGAGGCAGATGCGGAGTCCCTGCAGGCTGGCTGGTACCCTCGAACCTCGCTGCCCACCCCGCTGCGAGCCCACGACATTCTGCATCTGATAGAGCTAGCCGCCCAGTATCGCCAGCAAGCCAGGCACCCTCTCCTTCTGCCCCAAGAGCTTCCCTGCAGTCTGGTCTGCCAGCGGCTCGTAGCCACCTTTACCAGTGTCCAGACAGTGTGGGTGTTGGTGGGCACAGTGGGGATGCCTCACTTGCCCATCACCTCCTGTGGCTTTGCTCCCATAGAGCAGAGGGGTGGCATCAAGATGGCCGTCCTGCGTCTGCTACAGGAGTGTCTGACCTTGCACCACTTGGCAGTGGAGACCAAGGGGTTGCTTGGACTGCAGCACCTGGGCAAAGACCAAACCGATGGCATCTGCCTGAACGTGCTGGTGACAGTGGCTTTTCGGAATCCAGGTATCCAAAATGAGCCCCCGAAGGTTCGGAGTGAGAACTTCTTTTGGTGGAAGGTGGTGGAGGAAGACCTACAAAGCCAGCTCTTACAGAGGCTTCAGGAATCATCTGTCGTCCCAATCAACCGATAG
- the FHIP2B gene encoding FHF complex subunit HOOK-interacting protein 2B, with the protein MLSRLGALLQEAVGAREPSIDLLEAFVEHWKGITNYYIESTDENTPAKKTDIPWRLKQMLDILVYEEKQQAAAGEAGPCLEYLLQHKILETLCTLGKAEYPPGMRQQVLQFFSKVLAQVQHPLLHYLSVHRPVQKLLRLGGTVPGSLTEKEEVQFTTVLCSKIQQDPALLTYILEGKKTVGRKEASREATALPREAAGIKNEEQPHSKAPDRGAWGARALSTQLPAETEQPDGGTGESNLITSLIGLCKSKKGRVALKAQENLLLLVSVASQAAATYLVQSSPCCPAIVEHLCQLYQSLPSFLDPADIAALEGISWRLPSAPSDEASFPGKETLAAFLGWFDYCDHLITEAHTVVSDALAKSVAEKLFVEILQPQLLHVSEQSVLTSTALLTAMLRQLRSPALLREAVAFLLGTDQQPAAPEDSPHTLGGHLVRHCDHLSDEISIATLRLFEELLQKPHEQIIHSLILCHLEGRPYVARGSPEPESYEDTLDLEEDPYFTDGFLDSGFQPSMKPPPAPITNPDGKTAVTEIVNSFLCLVPEEAKTSAFLEETGYDTYVHDAYGLFQECRSRVAPWGWPPAPTPLDPHEPERPFFEGHFLRMLFDRISRILEQPYSLNLQVTSVLSRLALFPHPLIHEYLLDPYINLAPGCRSLFSVLVRVIGDLMQRIQRVPQFPGKLLLVRRQLMGQVPGEQLDHQTLLQGVVVLEEFCKELAAIAFVKFPPHGPHLRLSEPPEGHV; encoded by the exons ATGCTGAGCCGGCTCGGGGCGCTGCTGCAGGAGGCCGTGGGGGCG CGGGAGCCCAGCATTGACCTGCTGGAGGCCTTCGTGGAACACTGGAAGGGCATCACGAACTACTACATTGAAAGCACAG ATGAAAACACCCCGGCCAAGAAAACAGATATTCCCTGGCGGCTGAAGCAGATGCTGGACATCCTGGTGTACGAGGAGAAGCAGCAGGCGGCGGCCGGTGAGGCCGGGCCGTGTCTGGAGTACCTGCTGCAGCACAAGATCCTGGAGACCCTGTGCACGCTGGGCAAGGCCGAG TACCCGCCAGGCATGCGGCAGCAGGTGCTCCAGTTCTTCAGCAAGGTTCTGGCCCAGGTGCAGCATCCCCTCCTGCATTACCTCAGCGTCCACAGGCCTGTGCAG AAACTTCTCCGACTTGGTGGGACAGTTCCTGGATCCCTCACAGAAAAGGAGGAGGTGCAGTTCACCACTGTCCTCTGCTCCAAGATCCAGCAGGATCCAGCCCTGCTCACCTATATTCTAGAA GGTAAAAAGACCGTCGGTAGGAAGGAGGCatccagagaagccaccgccctGCCGAGAGAGGCAGCCGGCATCAAGAACGAGGAGCAGCCCCACAGCAAAGCTCCTGACAGGGGTGCTTGGGGGGCCCGGGCCTTGAGCACCCAGCTGCCTGCTGAGACCGAGCAGCCCGATGGAGGGACTGGGGAGAGCAACCTCATCACCTCGCTGATTGGCTTGTGCAAGAGCAAG AAAGGTCGGGTGGCCCTGAAGGCCCAGGAGAACCTGCTGCTCCTGGTAAGCGTGGCTTCCCAGGCAGCTGCCACCTACCTGGTGCAGAGCAGCCCTTGTTGCCCTGCCATCGTCGAGCACCTCTGCCAGCTGTACCAGTCCCTGCCCAGCTTCCTGGACCCCGCAGACATTGCCGCTTTAGAGGGCATCAGCTGGAG GTTACCCAGTGCCCCGTCTGATGAGGCTTCCTTCCCTGGCAAGGAGACCTTGGCTGCCTTCTTGGGCTGGTTTGATTACTGCGACCACCTCATCACAGAGGCACACACG GTGGTTTCGGATGCCTTGGCAAAGTCTGTGGCTGAGAAGTTATTTGTGGAGATTCTGCAGCCCCAGCTCCTGCATGT GTCTGAACAGAGCGTCCTGACCTCCACCGCCCTGCTCACGGCCATGCTGCGCCAGCTCCGCTCCCCTGCCCTGCTGCGGGAGGCCGTGGCCTTCCTCCTGGGCACGGACCAGCAGCCTGCAGCCCCCGAGGACAGCCCTCACACCCTGGGCGGCCACCTCGTCAGGCACTGCGACCACCTCTCTGATGAG ATCAGCATCGCCACGCTGCGGCTGTTTGAGGAGCTGCTCCAGAAGCCCCACGAGCAGATCATCCACAGCCTGATCCTGTGCCACCTCGAGGGCCGCCCTTACGTGGCCCGGGGCTCGCCCGAGCCCGAGAGCTACGAGGACACCCT AGATCTGGAGGAAGACCCCTACTTCACGGATGGCTTCCTTGACTCCGGCTTTCAACCCTCCATGaagcctccccctgcccccatcaccAACCCCGATGGCAAAACAGCGGTGACCGAGATTGTCAACAG TTTCCTCTGCCTCGTTCCTGAGGAAGCCAAGACCTCGGCTTTCCTGGAAGAGACCGGATATGACACATACGTCCACGATGCTTACGGACTG TTCCAGGAGTGCAGGTCCCGAGTGGCACCCTGGGGCTGGCCGCCGGCTCCCACACCCCTGGACCCCCATGAGCCCGAACGGCCTTTCTTTGAGGGTCACTTCCTCCGAATGCTGTTCGACCGCATATCCCGGATTTTAGAACAG CCGTACAGCCTGAACCTGCAAGTGACCTCAGTCTTGTCCCGGCTcgccctcttcccccaccccctcatccACGAGTACCTCCTGGATCCCTACATCAACCTGGCCCCTGGCTGCCGGAGCCTGTTCTCTGTGCTCGTCAGG GTGATCGGGGACTTGATGCAGAGAATTCAGAGGGTGCCCCAGTTCCCAGGCAAACTGCTGCTGGTGCGCAGGCAGCTGATGGGCCAGGTGCCCGGGGAGCA GCTGGACCACCAGACCCTCCTCCAGGGCGTGGTAGTCCTTGAGGAATTCTGCAAAGAGCTGGCTGCCATCGCTTTCGTCAAGTTCCCCCCACATGGTCCTCACCTGCGCCTCTCCGAACCCCCGGAAGGGCACGTCTGA